A region from the Lolium perenne isolate Kyuss_39 chromosome 4, Kyuss_2.0, whole genome shotgun sequence genome encodes:
- the LOC127293092 gene encoding phosphatidylinositol transfer protein PDR17 — protein sequence MFRRKQTSHFNSDDADQRQAKISELRDALGPMSARGEKYCTEACLIRYLEARNWNVGKSRKMVEESLKWRAASRPEDIRWPDVSVEAETGKMYRASFTDREGRNVVVMRPAKQNTSSHDGQLRYLIYTLENAVFSLPEGLDKMVWLIDFTGWTLANATPIKTARDSANVLQNHYPERLSVAFLFNPPKVFEAFFKVIKVFLDPKSIQKINFVYKDNEESMKTLYKHIDPEVLPVDFGGKNDVEYNHEDYSRLMMKDDINTASFWAEDGNHVMNGHSAPESSLVAAKAS from the exons ATGTTTCGCAGAAAGCAAACCTCTCATTTCAATTCAGATGACGCTGACCAGCGACAAGCAAAG ATCAGTGAACTGAGAGATGCACTTGGGCCTATGTCTGCCCGTGGGGAGAAGTACTGCACTGAAGCATGCTTGATAAGATATCTAGAAGCCCGTAACTGGAATGTTGGCAAGTCTAGAAAAATGGTGGAAGAAAGTCTCAAGTGGAGGGCTGCTAGCAGGCCTGAAGATATTCGCTGG CCTGACGTTTCTGTTGAAGCAGAAACAGGGAAAATGTACAGGGCAAGTTTCACCGACAGAGAGGGGAGAAATGTCGTTGTTATGAGGCCTGCAAAACAG AATACATCATCTCATGATGGGCAGTTGCGGTACCTAATATATACCTTGGAGAATGCAGTCTTCAGCCTGCCTGAAGGTCTAGACAAAATGGTGTGGTTGATAGATTTCACAGGATGGACACTGGCCAATGCCACCCCCATAAAGACTGCCAGAGACAGTGCAAATGTCCTTCAAAATCATTACCCGGAGAGGCTTTCAGTCGCATTCTTGTTCAATCCCCCCAAAGTATTTGAGGCCTTTTTTAAG GTTATCAAAGTATTCCTTGACCCGAAATCAATCCAGAAAATAAATTTTGTGTACAAGGATAATGAGGAAAGCATGAAGACATTGTACAAGCACATTGATCCAGAAGTCCTTCCGGTAGATTTTGGAGGGAAGAACGATGTGGAATACAACCATGAGGATTACTCTAGGTTGATGATGAAAGATGACATTAACACAGCAAGCTTCTGGGCAGAAGATGGTAACCACGTCATGAACGGGCACTCTGCTCCTGAATCGTCACTAGTTGCTGCTAAAGCAAGTTGA